Part of the Pseudomonas chlororaphis genome, GATCGTTTTAATGAACGCGCCTGCGGCCGCGGTTCAGTGAGGATTTGACCCATGTTCAAATATATTGGCGACATCGTTAAGGGTACCGGTACCCAACTGCGAAGCCTGGTCATGATCTTCGGCCATGGCTTTCGCAAGCGCGACACCCTGCAATACCCCGAAGAGCCGGTCTACCTGGCTCCGCGTTATCGCGGCCGCATCGTCCTGACCCGTGATCCCGACGGCGAAGAGCGTTGCGTGGCGTGCAACCTGTGCGCCGTGGCCTGCCCGGTCGGTTGCATCTCGTTGCAGAAAGCTGAAACCGAAGACGGTCGCTGGTACCCGGACTTCTTCCGCATCAACTTCTCGCGCTGCATTTTCTGCGGCCTCTGCGAGGAAGCGTGCCCGACCACCGCGATCCAGCTCACGCCGGATTTCGAAATGGCCGAGTTCAAACGTCAGGACCTGGTGTACGAGAAAGAAGACTTGCTGATTTCCGGTCCCGGTAAAAACCCTGATTACAACTTCTATCGTGTTGCAGGTATGGCCATTGCCGGTAAGCCCAAAGGCGCCGCGCAGAACGAAGCCGAACCGATCAACGTGAAGAGCTTGCTGCCTTAAGGAAGAAAGATGGAATTCGCTTTCTATTTCGCATCGGGTATCGCGGTGGTGTCCACGCTTCGTGTGGTCACCAACACCAACCCCATCCATGCCCTGCTCTACCTGATCATTTCGCTGATCGCCGTGGCCATGACCTTCTTCGCCCTCGGCGCGCCGTTTGCCGGTGCGCTGGAAGTGATCGCCTACGCCGGCGCCATCATGGTGCTGTTCGTGTTCGTGGTGATGATGCTCAACCTGGGCCCCGCCTCGGTGCAGCAGGAGCGCTCCTGGCTCAAGCCCGGCATCTGGGCAGGGCCGGTGATTCTCGCCGTCCTGCTGCTGGGGGAACTGCTGTACGTGCTGTTCGCCCACCAGAGCGGCCAGGCCATCGGCCACACCACCGTAGGTCCAAAGGCCGTGGGCATCAGCCTGTTCGGCCCATACCTGCTGGTGGTCGAACTCGCCTCGATGCTGCTGCTTGCCGCAGCCGTCACGGCGTTCCATTTGGGCCGTAACGAGGCGAAGGAGTAATCACATGCCTGCTATCCCTCTCGAGCATGGCCTGGCAGTCGCCGGCATCCTGTTCTGTCTCGGCCTGGTCGGCCTGATGGTCCGTCGCAACATCCTGTTCGTGCTGATGAGCCTGGAGGTCATGATGAACGCCTCTGCCCTGGCCTTCATCGTGGCAGGCGCTCGCTGGGCGCAACCGGATGGACAGATCATGTTCATCCTGGTGATCAGCCTGGCAGCCGCCGAGGCCAGTATCGGCCTGGCGATCCTGTTGCAACTGTATCGCCGCTTCCACACGCTCGATATCGACGCTGCCAGTGAGATGCGCGGATGAACATGATCTTTCTGACTTTCGTATTTCCCCTGATCGGTTTCCTGCTGCTGTCGTTCTCCCGGGGACGCCTCTCGGAAAACCTCTCGGCACTGATCGGTGTCGGTTCCATCGGCCTGTCGGCGATTGTCGCTGCCTACGTGATCTGGCAATTCAACGTCGCACCACCTGAAGGCGGGCACTACACCCTGGTGCTGTGGCGCTGGATGGCGGTGGAAGGCTTCACGCCGAACTTCGCCCTGTACATCGACGGCCTGTCGATCACCATGCTCGGCGTCGTGGTTGGCGTGGGTTTCCTGATCCACCTGTTCGCGTCCTGGTACATGCGCGGTGAAGACGGCTACTCGCGTTTCTTCGCCTACACCAACCTGTTCATCGCCAGCATGCTGTTCCTGGTGCTCGGCGATAACCTGTTGTTCCTGTACTTCGGCTGGGAAGGCGTGGGCCTGTGCTCGTACCTGCTGATCGGTTTCTACTACACCAATCGCAACAACGGTAACGCGGCACTCAAGGCGTTCATCGTCACCCGCATCGGCGACGTGTTCATGGCCATCGGCCTGTTCATCCTGTTCCAGCAGCTGGGTACGCTGAATATCCAGGAACTGCTGGTCAAGGCCCCCGAGCACTTCAAGGTCGGCGATTTCTGGATCGTCCTGGCGACCCTGATGCTGCTGGGCGGCGCTGTCGGTAAATCGGCGCAACTGCCGCTGCAAACCTGGTTGGCGGATGCAATGGCCGGCCCTACCCCGGTCTCGGCACTGATCCACGCCGCAACCATGGTGACCGCGGGCGTCTACCTGATTGCCCGTACTCATGGCCTGTTCGCCCTGGCGCCGGACATCCTGCACCTGGTGGGCATCGTCGGTGGCGTAACCCTGGTACTGGCCGGCTTCGCCGCGCTGGTGCAGACCGACATCAAGCGTATCCTCGCCTACTCGACCATGAGCCAGATCGGCTACATGTTCCTGGCCCTGGGCGTCGGTGCCTGGGAAGGCGCGATCTTCCACCTGATGACCCACGCCTTCTTCAAGGCCCTGCTGTTCCTTGCTTCCGGTGCGGTAATCGTTGCCTGCCACCACGAGCAGAACATCTTCAAGATGGGTGGCCTGTGGAAGAAACTGCCGTTGGCCTACGCCAGCTTCATCGTTGGCGGCGCGGCCCTGGCGGCCCTGCCACTGGTCACCGCCGGTTTCTATTCCAAGGACGAGATCCTCTGGGAAGCGTTCGCCAGCGGTAACCAAGGCCTGCTCTATGCCGGCCTGGTGGGTGCGTTCATGACCTCGCTGTACACCTTCCGCCTGATCTTCATCGCGTTCCACGGTGAAGCCAAGACCGAAGCCCACGCCGGCCACGGCATTGCCCACTGGCTGCCATTGTCGGTGCTGATCGTGCTGTCGACCTTCGTCGGCGCCATGATCGCCCCGCCACTGCACGGCGTACTGCCGCAAAGCGTCGGCCATGCCGGCGGCGAAGCCAAGCACAGCCTGGAAATCGCCTCGGGCGCCATCGCCCTGGCCGGGATCCTGCTGGCCGCCCTGCTGTTCCTGGGCAAGCGTCGTTTCGTCACCGCCATCGCCAACAGCGGCCTGGGCCGTGTCCTTTCGGCCTGGTGGTTCGCCGCCTGGGGCTTCGACTGGATCTACGACAAACTGTTCGTCAAGCCATACCTTGCGATCAGCCACATTCTGCGCAAAGACCCGCTCGACCAGACCATTGGCCTGATCCCGCGCATGGCCAAGGGCGGCCACACCGCCCTGAGCCGTACCGAGACCGGTCAACTGCGTTGGTATGCGGCTTCCATGGCGGCTGGCGCCGTGCTGGTTATCGGCGCCATCGTGCTGGTAGCGGTCTGATATGAACCTTGCGAACTTGCGAAAGGAAACGAGCCCGTCATGATTCTGCCCTGGCTAATCCTGATCCCCTTCATCGGCGGCCTGTTGTGCTGGATCGCGGAGCGCTCCAGCTCCACGCTCCCGCGCTGGATTGCGCTGCTGACCATGTCCCTGGAACTCGCGCTCGGCCTCTGGCTGTGGGCGACCGGCGACTTCACATTTGCCCCGGCGCCTGGCGCCGAGCCGACCTGGGCGCTTGAATTCAAGCACCTGTGGATCGCGCGCTTCGGCATCAGCGTGCACCTGGCCCTCGACGGCCTGTCGCTGCTGATGATCCTGCTGACCGGCCTGCTGGGTATCCTCTCGGTGCTCTGCTCCTGGAAAGAGATCCAGCGTCACGTCGGCTTCTTCCACCTGAACCTGATGTGGATCC contains:
- a CDS encoding NADH dehydrogenase, encoding MFKYIGDIVKGTGTQLRSLVMIFGHGFRKRDTLQYPEEPVYLAPRYRGRIVLTRDPDGEERCVACNLCAVACPVGCISLQKAETEDGRWYPDFFRINFSRCIFCGLCEEACPTTAIQLTPDFEMAEFKRQDLVYEKEDLLISGPGKNPDYNFYRVAGMAIAGKPKGAAQNEAEPINVKSLLP
- a CDS encoding NADH dehydrogenase produces the protein MEFAFYFASGIAVVSTLRVVTNTNPIHALLYLIISLIAVAMTFFALGAPFAGALEVIAYAGAIMVLFVFVVMMLNLGPASVQQERSWLKPGIWAGPVILAVLLLGELLYVLFAHQSGQAIGHTTVGPKAVGISLFGPYLLVVELASMLLLAAAVTAFHLGRNEAKE
- a CDS encoding NADH-quinone oxidoreductase subunit K; protein product: MPAIPLEHGLAVAGILFCLGLVGLMVRRNILFVLMSLEVMMNASALAFIVAGARWAQPDGQIMFILVISLAAAEASIGLAILLQLYRRFHTLDIDAASEMRG
- a CDS encoding NADH-quinone oxidoreductase subunit L, yielding MNMIFLTFVFPLIGFLLLSFSRGRLSENLSALIGVGSIGLSAIVAAYVIWQFNVAPPEGGHYTLVLWRWMAVEGFTPNFALYIDGLSITMLGVVVGVGFLIHLFASWYMRGEDGYSRFFAYTNLFIASMLFLVLGDNLLFLYFGWEGVGLCSYLLIGFYYTNRNNGNAALKAFIVTRIGDVFMAIGLFILFQQLGTLNIQELLVKAPEHFKVGDFWIVLATLMLLGGAVGKSAQLPLQTWLADAMAGPTPVSALIHAATMVTAGVYLIARTHGLFALAPDILHLVGIVGGVTLVLAGFAALVQTDIKRILAYSTMSQIGYMFLALGVGAWEGAIFHLMTHAFFKALLFLASGAVIVACHHEQNIFKMGGLWKKLPLAYASFIVGGAALAALPLVTAGFYSKDEILWEAFASGNQGLLYAGLVGAFMTSLYTFRLIFIAFHGEAKTEAHAGHGIAHWLPLSVLIVLSTFVGAMIAPPLHGVLPQSVGHAGGEAKHSLEIASGAIALAGILLAALLFLGKRRFVTAIANSGLGRVLSAWWFAAWGFDWIYDKLFVKPYLAISHILRKDPLDQTIGLIPRMAKGGHTALSRTETGQLRWYAASMAAGAVLVIGAIVLVAV